Below is a window of Spelaeicoccus albus DNA.
TGGTCGGCTCCGTCCCGACGCTCGGATTCCAGCGCGTCCCCGACCCAACGCCCGGCAAGTACCGTATCCATTTCGATGGGGGTGGGGCCGACCGTGAAGTCCGTGTTCATCAGCTCTGCGCGCTGGGTGCCACCGAACACGAAACCCGTAGCATCCCGGGTCTGACCTGGACCGTCATGACCGATCCGGAGGGCAACTACTTCTGCGTCGGCAATCCCGGGACCGACTAATCGGGGTGCACCCCAACGCCGCGCTGACCCCGCGCCACCGCCTGAAAGTTGCCCAACTCGTCGTCGATGATGGCTGGCCGATCAGCGAGGTCGCCGCTCGTTTCCAGGTCTCTTTGCCCACCGTCAAACGCTGGGCTGATCGCTTTCGGGCAGGTGAACCGATGCAAGACCGCTCGTCGCGCCCGCACTACTCGCCGAACAAGAGCAGCATCAAGACCCCACGACGATGTATCAGCCTGCGCCTACGCCTACGGGAAGGGCCGGTGCAGCTGGCCTGCCGACTGGGCCTCGCTCCGTCGACGGTTCATCGCATCCTCAGCAGCGTGCGGTTGAACCGGCTGTCGCACATCGACCGAGCCACAGGGGAGCCGATTCGACGCTACGAGCACGACCACCCCGGCGCGATGTTGCACGTCGATGTGAAGAAACTCGGCAACATCCCGGACGGCGGAAGCTGGCGTTACGTCGGGCGCCAACAGGGCGAGAAGAACCGAGCAGCCACCCAAGACAAGCCCAGGAACGCGCACCACAATCCGTTGATGGGCAAGGCCTTCGTCCACACAGTCATCGACGACAACTCCCGCGTCGCCTACGCCGAGATCCACGACGACGAAACAGCCCTCACCGCCACTGCTGTCCTTTTCCGGGCGGTCGAGTGGTTCAATCAGCGCGGCATCGTTATCGAGCGAGTCCTGTCCGACAACGGCGGTGCCTACCGCTCACACCTGTGGCGGGACACCTGCGCCGAGCTCGGCATCAAGCACAAACGCACGCGCCCGTATCGGCCGCAAACCAACGGCAAGGTCGAGAGGTTCCACCGCACCCTGGCTGATGGCTGGGCCTACGCCCGGTGCTACACCAGTGAGGCTGAGCGCCGAGGGGAGCTGGACGGCTGGCTGCACTACTACAACCATCACCGTCCACATACGGCCTGCAATAACCAACTTCCGTTCTCACGACGGGACTGTACGTTCAACGGTGTAACTCCGATTCTGGAGGAACATGATGAGTACACAGGTTGAGTCGGCCGTTGAGGCCCCAGTGGAAGAGGTGCAGGTGCCGACAACGGACATATCGCCGGTCGTGGATCAGTCGCTGGTCGCGCAGCTCGTTGGAGAGGCGCGGGCGCAGGGTGTCGCGATCGACGGGGAGGGTGGGCTGCTCGCGCTGCTCACGAAATTGGTGGTCGAGTCGGCGCTCGAAGGTGAACTGACCGCGCACCTGGGCTACGAGAAACACGAGCGGGCCGAGGTGGGTAACGCTCGAAATGGGGCACGGCCCAAGACGGTGCTGACCAAGGCGGGGCCGATCGAGATCGAGGTGCCGCGAGACCGTATCGGCGCGTTCGACCCGGTGACTGTCGCGAAGCGGCAGCGCCGTTTGGGGTCGATCGAGGACGTCGTGTTGTCGTTATCGGCGCGGGGAATGACGCGCGGAGACATCGCCGCGCACCTGGCCGATGTGTATGGGTCGGAGGTGTCGAAGACGACGATCTCCACGATCACCGACAAGGTCCTCGATGGCATGTCGGAGTGGCAGAACCGTCCCCTGGACCCGGTATACCCGGTAGTGTTCATCGACGCGATCCACGTGCAAATCCGAGACGGGCAGGTCGCGAATCGGCCCATCTACGTCGCTCTCGCCGTCACCGCTGAGGGGAACCGGGACATCCTCGGGCTGTGGGCCGGCGACGGTGGCGAGGGCGCGAAATACTGGCTGCAGGTCCTCACCGAGATCAAGAACCGGGGCGTCCAAGACGTCCTCATGGTTGTCTGCGACGGGCTCAAAGGCCTGCCTGATTCGGTGAACACGGTCTGGGCAGACACGATCGTACAGACCTGCATCGTGCATCTGATGCGGAACAGCTTCAAGTACTCCGCCCGCCAGGACTGGGATGCGATCAGCCGGGCACTGAAGCCTGTCTACCAGGCTGTGACCGTCGACGAGGCAGAGGAACGCTTCCTCGAGTTCGCCGAGGAATGGGGCACCAAGTACCCCGCGGTCGTCAAGCTGTGGGAGAACGCGTGGGCCGAGTTCGTCCCGTTCCTGCAGTTCGACCGGGAGATTCGTCGGATCGTGTGCACCACGAACGCGATCGAGTCCGTGAACGCGCGGATCCGTAAGGCCGTGCGCGCCCGCGGGCACTTCCCGACCGAACAGGCCGCACTCAAATGCGTCTACCTCGCAGTGATGGCACTCGACCCCACAGGGAAGGGCAGAGCCCGGTGGACCCAACGATGGAAAGGCGCGCTTAACGCGTTCGACATCACATTCAATGGCCGGCTGTCCGCCCACAGCCACTAACCCGAGATACACCGAAAACTTGACAGTCCCCTCACGACTGATCAACGTCTGTTGGGCGTCAGGTTGTGGGCCGGTGGTGGCGTCGTACAACGGGTGGGCGTGGCGGTTGGGCACTGCACTTGTCTTCGTCTCCCTGGTGTCAGCTGTGTTCGGGGCTGAAGGCGGCAAAGCCAACGGGACCAAAAGTTTCGTGTCGGAACGTGGGCGGGCCGCGATCCGCTCGGCCAGGGCCAGCGTCGTCGCCTCAAGGTCGGCTCGGGAGGCGATCCGGCTGACCATGCCCACCTGTTTGGCCTCCCCTGCAGTAAGCGGCTCACCAGTGAACAACAGTTCCTTGGTGCGGCGGGCGCCGAACTCCCATGGGTGCATGAACAGCTCGACGGCGCTCACGCCGAACGCCGTGACCGGGTCGGCGAACAGCGCGTCGTCGCTTGCCACGATCAGATCTGCGGGCCATGCGATCATCATGCCGCCCGCGAACACCTTTCCCTGGACGGCGGCGATGGTTGGTTTGGGGAAGTTGCGCCAGCGCCAGTGCAGTTCCAGGAAGACTTCGGTTCCCCAAGCCATGTCGCGCTCGACACCTTCGCGACCAAAGCCACCCTCCAGCGTTACCTGGTCCATCCCGTCTGTGCTGAAGAGGGCTTCGACGTCGTGCCCGAGCGAGAGGTCCTGGCCCTCCGCGGCGATCACGAATACAAAGATGCCGTCGTCCGCGGCAGCGCGCTTGTACGCGTCGTCGAGTTGATAGAAAAGCTGGACGTCCACCAGGTTGCCCGCCTCGGATCGAGTTAGCGTCGCGCGGGCGATCCCCTCGATCGGTACGTCATAGGTCACACGGTCGCCGAGCTTCATCGGCTCCGGCAGATTACTGTTGGTCATTTCGCCCTCCGGAACAGAGCCGTGAACGCCAAAGCGCCGTCCGGGTTGATACCTCATCTGGTGTAGCAGCATGGAGAGGATATATCAACTCAATTTATCTAATGGAAAGCATTTTCGGCCACGAAAGGCCATAAGGCGCCATTCGAGATCAGGGAGGATGTGTCAACTGGATGGTTAGGATAAGAGACATGGGAAACGACGAGCTCACCGAACGTGAGCGAGCAGCGTGGCAGATATCGATCCGAATGCTGGAGGCGTTGCGCAGCCGGCTGGAGCAGCAACTCCAGGCTGACAGCGGTCTCTCGCTGGCCGACTACAGCGTGCTCTCTGTGCTCTCGGAAGCTCCGGGCGGGCGACTGCGCCTCTACGAGCTCTGCCGAGAAGTCCGCTGGGAAAAGAGCCGACTGCATCACCAACTCACGCGCATGGCGAAACGTGACCTCGTCGACCGGGAGCGGCGCGGCTCACGTGGCATTGAGGCGGCGATCACCGCGCACGGGTTCGCGGTCATTCGGGAGGCGGCGCCGGGCCACGCCGGCGCGGTGCGCCAGCTATTCGTAAACCCCGTCTCTCCAGCGGATCTGGAGCAGTTCGCAGAGACAGCGAACAGCATTCTGCGAAATCTCGACACGGGCCAGTAGCGCGGCAATGCGGCATCGACTGTGGCGTGCCA
It encodes the following:
- a CDS encoding IS256 family transposase, whose amino-acid sequence is MSTQVESAVEAPVEEVQVPTTDISPVVDQSLVAQLVGEARAQGVAIDGEGGLLALLTKLVVESALEGELTAHLGYEKHERAEVGNARNGARPKTVLTKAGPIEIEVPRDRIGAFDPVTVAKRQRRLGSIEDVVLSLSARGMTRGDIAAHLADVYGSEVSKTTISTITDKVLDGMSEWQNRPLDPVYPVVFIDAIHVQIRDGQVANRPIYVALAVTAEGNRDILGLWAGDGGEGAKYWLQVLTEIKNRGVQDVLMVVCDGLKGLPDSVNTVWADTIVQTCIVHLMRNSFKYSARQDWDAISRALKPVYQAVTVDEAEERFLEFAEEWGTKYPAVVKLWENAWAEFVPFLQFDREIRRIVCTTNAIESVNARIRKAVRARGHFPTEQAALKCVYLAVMALDPTGKGRARWTQRWKGALNAFDITFNGRLSAHSH
- a CDS encoding IS481 family transposase, giving the protein MGVHPNAALTPRHRLKVAQLVVDDGWPISEVAARFQVSLPTVKRWADRFRAGEPMQDRSSRPHYSPNKSSIKTPRRCISLRLRLREGPVQLACRLGLAPSTVHRILSSVRLNRLSHIDRATGEPIRRYEHDHPGAMLHVDVKKLGNIPDGGSWRYVGRQQGEKNRAATQDKPRNAHHNPLMGKAFVHTVIDDNSRVAYAEIHDDETALTATAVLFRAVEWFNQRGIVIERVLSDNGGAYRSHLWRDTCAELGIKHKRTRPYRPQTNGKVERFHRTLADGWAYARCYTSEAERRGELDGWLHYYNHHRPHTACNNQLPFSRRDCTFNGVTPILEEHDEYTG
- a CDS encoding MarR family winged helix-turn-helix transcriptional regulator; the protein is MGNDELTERERAAWQISIRMLEALRSRLEQQLQADSGLSLADYSVLSVLSEAPGGRLRLYELCREVRWEKSRLHHQLTRMAKRDLVDRERRGSRGIEAAITAHGFAVIREAAPGHAGAVRQLFVNPVSPADLEQFAETANSILRNLDTGQ
- a CDS encoding VOC family protein, whose translation is MTTIFSIRMITIDCHDPSRLTAFWSQATGCPVVADYGDFVMVGSVPTLGFQRVPDPTPGKYRIHFDGGGADREVRVHQLCALGATEHETRSIPGLTWTVMTDPEGNYFCVGNPGTD